A stretch of the Halorussus salinus genome encodes the following:
- a CDS encoding ABC transporter ATP-binding protein: MSSTVERRRRDADQPLLSVEGLKTHFPVSTGLVGSLRFDRNSGGFPVRLDDSSVKAVDGVDFDLYPGETLGVVGESGCGKSTLARTVVGLEEPTDGTIRFDGRDVTNFESEDEQWFRENVQMVFQDPMSSLNPRRKVGEIIADPLEAAGWSRGERKDRAVELLEQVGLDGDYYGRYPHEFSGGQRQRINLARALSINPDLVIADEPVSGLDMSVQAQILSLMNDLQEEFGLTYLFITHDLGVIRNMADRVSVMYVGDFVETGPTERLFTEPHHPYTRSLLDAVPNPNPDTAGVVAELTGDVPSPTNPPSGCKFHTRCPAFVVPEGFTDESYAEFAAFRDDVESGAIDADRSPDEVVAARFDRTNEIPADAERAVREAAEEAARGNRDDALGALAPHESVCESKVPPLESVGENHRSACHLDAEASEAFEW; encoded by the coding sequence ATGAGTTCGACCGTCGAGCGCCGCCGGAGGGACGCCGACCAACCGCTCCTCAGCGTCGAGGGGCTGAAGACGCACTTCCCGGTCAGCACGGGACTCGTCGGGTCGCTCCGATTCGACCGGAACTCCGGGGGCTTTCCGGTCAGACTCGACGATTCGAGCGTCAAGGCCGTGGACGGGGTGGACTTCGACCTCTACCCCGGCGAGACGCTTGGCGTCGTCGGCGAGTCGGGATGCGGGAAATCCACGCTCGCGCGGACCGTCGTCGGCCTCGAAGAACCCACCGACGGCACCATCCGGTTCGACGGCCGCGACGTGACGAACTTCGAGAGCGAGGACGAGCAGTGGTTCCGCGAGAACGTCCAGATGGTGTTTCAGGACCCGATGAGCAGTCTGAACCCCCGCCGGAAGGTCGGCGAGATAATCGCCGACCCGCTGGAAGCGGCGGGATGGTCGCGGGGCGAGCGGAAGGACCGCGCGGTCGAACTCCTCGAACAGGTGGGTCTCGACGGCGACTACTACGGCCGGTATCCTCACGAGTTCTCGGGCGGCCAGCGCCAGCGCATCAACCTCGCGCGGGCGCTGAGTATCAACCCCGACCTCGTCATCGCCGACGAACCGGTCTCGGGGCTGGACATGTCCGTGCAGGCCCAGATTCTCAGCCTGATGAACGACTTGCAGGAGGAGTTCGGCCTGACGTACCTGTTCATCACCCACGACCTCGGGGTCATCCGCAACATGGCCGACCGGGTGTCGGTGATGTACGTCGGCGACTTCGTGGAGACCGGCCCGACCGAGCGGCTGTTCACCGAGCCACACCACCCCTACACGCGGTCGCTCCTCGACGCGGTGCCGAACCCGAACCCCGACACCGCGGGCGTCGTCGCCGAGTTGACGGGCGACGTGCCGAGTCCGACGAACCCGCCCTCGGGGTGTAAGTTCCACACGCGCTGTCCCGCGTTCGTCGTCCCCGAGGGGTTCACCGACGAGAGCTACGCCGAGTTCGCGGCGTTCCGCGACGACGTGGAGTCGGGGGCCATCGACGCCGACCGCTCGCCCGACGAGGTGGTGGCGGCCCGCTTCGACCGCACGAACGAGATTCCGGCCGACGCCGAGCGCGCGGTCCGGGAGGCCGCCGAGGAGGCCGCCCGCGGGAACCGGGACGACGCGCTCGGTGCGCTCGCGCCCCACGAATCGGTCTGCGAGTCGAAGGTGCCGCCGCTGGAGTCGGTCGGCGAGAACCACCGGTCGGCGTGTCACTTGGACGCCGAGGCCAGCGAGGCCTTCGAGTGGTGA